A DNA window from Aquarana catesbeiana isolate 2022-GZ linkage group LG01, ASM4218655v1, whole genome shotgun sequence contains the following coding sequences:
- the FAM174C gene encoding protein FAM174C → METWICACCLILLVADRLSTQEVADNVNAQEVNVTHVTVTTGRPLTTNFSTTSHVQLSFFNNYKMLQRAFYVLIGISVLAVLYFVIRTCSIKKKPQRKKYGLLSDYDENMELGSMESDEEKIFESKNIRR, encoded by the exons ATGGAG ACATGGATTTGTGCATGTTGTTTGATCCTACTTGTGGCTGACCGTTTGAGTACTCAAGAGGTAGCAGACAATGTGAATGCTCAAGAGGTTAACGTTACACATGTTACAGTCACAACAGGAAGACCTCTTACTACCAACTTTTCTACTACAAGCCATGTGCAGCTTTCATTTTTTAACAATTATAAAATGTTGCAGAGAGCATTCTATGTTCTAATTGGAATCAGCGTCTTGGCTGTACTGTACTTTGTCATACGGACCTGTAG TATAAAAAAGAAACCACAAAGAAAGAAATATGGACTTCTTTCTGACTATGATGAAAACATGGAGCTGGGATCTATGGAAAGTGATGAAGAGAAAATCTTTGAATCCAAAAACATAAGAAG GTGA